In a genomic window of Aricia agestis chromosome 2, ilAriAges1.1, whole genome shotgun sequence:
- the LOC121739846 gene encoding parkin coregulated gene protein homolog, with product MVLLPPCVPDMCGKDFRATLKKPSPNYPHKTKKYRLVPAFTIQAMQKNTKVIPPPKCSVFDPLPPKSTMFRSCYQRGEFPVCIEFTTYGKRLNWKVPIEKLDFHHYLPMFFDGLAEPTYPFSFIVEQGINDLVTKGSYKILPVVPQLIIPIKNALATKRPNVICHALRCVQMIVTGCDKVGEALVPYYRQILPTLNLFKNRNTNIGSNIDHTASRGENVADMIEDTLQILERYGGPDAFINIKYMIPTYESCVMN from the exons ATGGTGTTGCTACCGCCTTGCGTTCCGGACATGTGCGGGAAAGATTTCCGGGCGACTTTGAAGAAACCGAGCCCGAATTATCCTCACAAAACGAAGAAGTACCGATTGGTGCCGGCGTTCACGATACAAGCGATGCAGAAAAACACAAAGGTCATCCCTCCCCCGAAATGCAGCGTGTTCGACCCTTTGCCGCCGAAGTCGACAATGTTCAGGAGCTGCTATCAAAGAGGGGAGTTCCCCGTCTGTATCGAGTTCACTACGTACGGGAAACGGCTCAACTGGAAG gTACCGATCGAGAAGTTGGATTTTCACCATTATCTTCCAATGTTTTTCGACGGTCTCGCCGAACCGACTTACCCATTCAGTTTTATCGTAGAACAAGGAATAAACGACCTAGTCACTAAAGGCTCTTACAAAATACTCCCAGTGGTACCTCAGCTGATCATACCGATCAAAA ACGCGCTGGCTACGAAGCGGCCCAACGTGATCTGCCACGCGCTGCGATGTGTGCAGATGATTGTGACGGGCTGTGACAAGGTGGGCGAGGCACTAGTGCCCTACTACAGGCAAATACTGCCCACACTTAACCTCTTCAAGAATAGAAATA cCAACATCGGCTCCAATATCGATCACACGGCCAGCAGAGGTGAGAACGTGGCGGACATGATCGAAGACACGCTCCAGATACTGGAGCGGTACGGCGGGCCCGACGCGTTCATCAACATCAAATACATGATACCCACCTACGAGTCCTGCGTGATGAACTGA